A section of the Nitrospiraceae bacterium genome encodes:
- a CDS encoding DUF3300 domain-containing protein → MSHLVAVVLSLHLLFLWASPVSAYVWRCHSPHGDFWTTTPKESDDCSEYDSIYNPDAAPPMAKQRTSMEFTTPERGTKDKVQFTQQELDQMLAPIALYPDSLLSQILMASTYPLEIVEAARWGKAHPTLQGDQAVKATDQYNWEPSVKSLVAFPNVLAMMDEKLDWTERLGDAFLSQQQEVMDTVQNLRQRASANGTLQSTDQVRIDQEGQNISIISPDPQVVYVPYYDPTVIYGPWWWPAYPPVFWRPWPGYFVGPRLGIGYVWGPGVTVGAGFFFGAFDWAHRQVNVVTVNNFYYRNTAIRAWTHDPVHRRGVPYREAALSQQYGRATASPPVRQDFRGHYPSPAFPGSRESFGNRGNARNSGAEGRPPMPIPSGFRGGELRPHAFEGVGHGGSASNFGARGNASFHRGGGGGGGGFHHGGGGHHGR, encoded by the coding sequence ATGTCTCACCTAGTTGCCGTCGTGCTTTCCCTTCATCTGCTGTTCCTGTGGGCAAGCCCCGTCTCAGCCTACGTCTGGCGTTGCCACAGTCCCCATGGAGATTTCTGGACCACCACACCGAAGGAGTCCGACGATTGCAGTGAGTATGACAGCATCTATAACCCCGATGCGGCGCCCCCGATGGCGAAGCAACGCACATCAATGGAATTCACCACGCCGGAGCGAGGGACCAAAGACAAAGTGCAGTTCACGCAGCAAGAACTCGATCAGATGCTGGCGCCGATTGCCTTGTATCCCGACTCGCTGCTCTCACAGATTTTGATGGCCTCGACCTATCCTCTGGAAATTGTCGAGGCAGCTCGGTGGGGCAAAGCGCACCCGACGCTTCAGGGCGACCAAGCGGTGAAAGCGACCGACCAATACAATTGGGAGCCCAGCGTGAAGTCACTCGTGGCATTCCCAAACGTTCTGGCGATGATGGATGAGAAACTGGACTGGACGGAACGGCTCGGCGATGCATTCCTGTCGCAGCAGCAAGAAGTCATGGACACCGTTCAGAACCTGCGTCAGCGCGCGTCAGCCAACGGCACCCTCCAATCGACCGACCAGGTTCGTATCGACCAGGAGGGGCAGAACATTTCGATTATCTCGCCGGACCCGCAGGTGGTCTATGTCCCTTACTATGATCCCACGGTCATCTATGGCCCCTGGTGGTGGCCAGCTTATCCACCGGTGTTCTGGCGACCCTGGCCCGGCTACTTCGTGGGTCCCCGGCTGGGTATCGGGTATGTGTGGGGACCGGGCGTCACGGTGGGAGCCGGTTTCTTCTTCGGAGCTTTCGACTGGGCGCATCGACAGGTCAATGTGGTGACCGTCAACAACTTCTATTATCGCAATACCGCCATCAGAGCCTGGACACACGACCCTGTCCACCGCCGAGGCGTGCCCTACCGGGAAGCCGCGTTGAGTCAGCAGTATGGGCGCGCGACTGCATCACCTCCAGTCCGACAGGATTTCCGCGGACACTATCCCTCCCCGGCCTTTCCCGGAAGCCGCGAGAGTTTCGGAAATCGTGGCAACGCGCGCAACAGCGGTGCAGAGGGCCGTCCGCCGATGCCCATCCCATCCGGGTTTCGCGGCGGCGAACTGCGACCGCATGCCTTCGAGGGCGTCGGCCACGGAGGATCTGCGTCC